Proteins encoded in a region of the Muntiacus reevesi chromosome 21, mMunRee1.1, whole genome shotgun sequence genome:
- the C21H3orf38 gene encoding uncharacterized protein C3orf38 homolog isoform X1, with translation MTGLSYTEMEGCRNLLSLLDNDEIMALCDTITNRLVQPEDRQDAIRAILVYSQSVEELLRRRKVHREVIFKYLATQGVIIPPATEKHNLIQHAKDYWKNQLQPKLNETPEPVKTEDIRLFEQQEKEDKKAEKVDFRRLGEEFCQWFFELLNSQNPLLGPPQDEWGPQHFWHDVKLRFYYNTSEQNVIDYHGAEIVSLRLLSLVKEEYLFLSPNLDSHGLKCAASPHGLVMVGVAGTVHRGNTCLGIFEQIFGLIRCPFVENTWKIKFINLRIIGESSLAPGTLMKPAITFEPSDLEAFYNVNTLCGPVTYNSM, from the exons ATGACGGGGCTCAGCTACACGGAGATGGAGGGCTGTCGCAACCTGCTCAGCCTATTGGACAACGACGAGATCATGGCCCTATGCGACACTATCACCAACCGTCTGGTGCAGCCTGAGGACCGTCAAG ATGCCATTCGTGCAATATTAGTCTACAGTCAAAGTGTAGAAGAACTTTTGAGGCGAAGAAAAGTCCACCGAGAAGTCATATTTAAGTATTTGGCAACACAGGGTGTTATTATACCTCCAGCTACTGAGAAACACAATCTTATTCAGCATGCAaaggattactggaaaaaccagttacAACCAAAATTGAATGAAACACCAGAGCCAGTTAAGACAGAGGACATTAGACTCTTTGAACAG caggagaaagaagacaaaaaggcCGAAAAGGTTGATTTTCGTCGATTAGGTGAAGAATTCTGTCAGTGGTTCTTTGAACTTCTGAATTCTCAGAATCCTCTTCTGGGACCACCTCAAGATGAGTGGGGGCCACAGCACTTCTGGCACGATGTCAAGCTTAGGTTTTATTACAACACATCTGAACAAAATGTGATAGACTACCATGGAGCAGAAATCGTGAGCCTTCGTCTGCTGTCACTAGTGAAAGAGGAATACCTCTTCCTCAGTCCCAACCTCGATTCCCATGGACTCAAATGTGCTGCTTCTCCCCATGGTCTCGTTATGGTTGGAGTTGCTGGGACTGTCCACAGAGGAAACACTTGTTTGGGCATTTTTGAACAAATCTTTGGACTCATCCGCTGCCCTTTTGTGGAGAATACTTGGAAAATCAAATTTATCAACCTGAGAATTATAGGAGAGAGTTCCCTTGCTCCTGGAACATTAATGAAACCGGCTATTACATTTGAACCAAGTGACCTGGAAGCCTTTTATAATGTAAACACTTTATGTGGTCCGGTGACGTACAACTCCATGTAA
- the C21H3orf38 gene encoding uncharacterized protein C3orf38 homolog isoform X2, with product MTGLSYTEMEGCRNLLSLLDNDEIMALCDTITNRLVQPEDRQDAIRAILVYSQSVEELLRRRKVHREVIFKYLATQGVIIPPATEKHNLIQHAKDYWKNQLQPKLNETPEPVKTEDIRLFEQEKEDKKAEKVDFRRLGEEFCQWFFELLNSQNPLLGPPQDEWGPQHFWHDVKLRFYYNTSEQNVIDYHGAEIVSLRLLSLVKEEYLFLSPNLDSHGLKCAASPHGLVMVGVAGTVHRGNTCLGIFEQIFGLIRCPFVENTWKIKFINLRIIGESSLAPGTLMKPAITFEPSDLEAFYNVNTLCGPVTYNSM from the exons ATGACGGGGCTCAGCTACACGGAGATGGAGGGCTGTCGCAACCTGCTCAGCCTATTGGACAACGACGAGATCATGGCCCTATGCGACACTATCACCAACCGTCTGGTGCAGCCTGAGGACCGTCAAG ATGCCATTCGTGCAATATTAGTCTACAGTCAAAGTGTAGAAGAACTTTTGAGGCGAAGAAAAGTCCACCGAGAAGTCATATTTAAGTATTTGGCAACACAGGGTGTTATTATACCTCCAGCTACTGAGAAACACAATCTTATTCAGCATGCAaaggattactggaaaaaccagttacAACCAAAATTGAATGAAACACCAGAGCCAGTTAAGACAGAGGACATTAGACTCTTTGAACAG gagaaagaagacaaaaaggcCGAAAAGGTTGATTTTCGTCGATTAGGTGAAGAATTCTGTCAGTGGTTCTTTGAACTTCTGAATTCTCAGAATCCTCTTCTGGGACCACCTCAAGATGAGTGGGGGCCACAGCACTTCTGGCACGATGTCAAGCTTAGGTTTTATTACAACACATCTGAACAAAATGTGATAGACTACCATGGAGCAGAAATCGTGAGCCTTCGTCTGCTGTCACTAGTGAAAGAGGAATACCTCTTCCTCAGTCCCAACCTCGATTCCCATGGACTCAAATGTGCTGCTTCTCCCCATGGTCTCGTTATGGTTGGAGTTGCTGGGACTGTCCACAGAGGAAACACTTGTTTGGGCATTTTTGAACAAATCTTTGGACTCATCCGCTGCCCTTTTGTGGAGAATACTTGGAAAATCAAATTTATCAACCTGAGAATTATAGGAGAGAGTTCCCTTGCTCCTGGAACATTAATGAAACCGGCTATTACATTTGAACCAAGTGACCTGGAAGCCTTTTATAATGTAAACACTTTATGTGGTCCGGTGACGTACAACTCCATGTAA